From Deltaproteobacteria bacterium, the proteins below share one genomic window:
- a CDS encoding PilZ domain-containing protein, producing MPLPVEIRSRDGALRVEYAVNVSSSGLGLHLPHPLPAGETLALGFELPDGGGRIEARGRVAWVEAIRRTARARLREAGIRFEVLREEDRRRLARFAAR from the coding sequence GCCGCTGCCGGTCGAGATCCGCAGCCGGGACGGCGCGCTGCGGGTCGAGTACGCGGTGAACGTCTCCTCGAGCGGCCTCGGCCTGCACCTGCCGCATCCCCTGCCGGCGGGCGAGACGCTCGCGCTCGGCTTCGAGCTCCCCGACGGAGGGGGCCGCATCGAGGCGCGCGGGCGGGTGGCCTGGGTCGAGGCGATCCGCCGCACCGCGCGCGCCCGCCTGCGCGAGGCCGGCATCCGCTTCGAGGTGCTGCGCGAGGAGGACCGGCGCCGGCTCGCCCGCTTCGCGGCCCGTTGA
- the panB gene encoding 3-methyl-2-oxobutanoate hydroxymethyltransferase, whose amino-acid sequence MSFHPRPPAASVAASSHESRVTVRTLAARKRRGEKLTMLTAYDFAFARILDAAGIDLLLVGDSLGNVVQGHDTTLPVTLDEVVYHTRLVARGARRAMVIGDMPFGSYQVSPEDAVRSAIRLVKEGGAQAVKLEGGVAAAPAITRIARAEIPVFGHVGLTPQAVHRMGGFRVQGRTDDERARVLADAQAVEEAGAVAVVLEGMPAELAADVTRKLAIPTIGIGAGPACDGQVLVLHDMLGLDDRAPSFVKQFADLGAAAARAARAFADEVTSGKFPAEEHCYRAR is encoded by the coding sequence GTGTCGTTCCACCCTCGCCCGCCGGCGGCCAGCGTGGCCGCTTCGTCCCACGAGTCCCGGGTCACCGTGCGCACCCTCGCCGCGCGCAAGCGCCGCGGCGAGAAGCTCACGATGCTGACCGCCTACGACTTCGCCTTCGCGCGCATCCTCGACGCCGCCGGGATCGACCTGCTCCTGGTCGGCGACAGCCTCGGCAACGTCGTCCAGGGCCACGATACGACCCTGCCGGTGACGCTCGACGAGGTCGTCTACCACACGCGGCTCGTCGCGCGCGGGGCGCGGCGCGCGATGGTGATCGGCGACATGCCCTTCGGGTCCTACCAGGTCTCGCCCGAGGACGCCGTGCGCAGCGCGATCCGCCTGGTCAAGGAGGGCGGCGCGCAGGCCGTGAAGCTCGAAGGCGGCGTCGCCGCGGCCCCTGCGATCACGCGCATCGCGCGCGCCGAGATCCCCGTCTTCGGCCACGTCGGGCTCACGCCCCAGGCGGTCCACCGCATGGGCGGCTTCCGCGTCCAGGGCCGCACCGACGACGAGCGCGCCCGCGTCCTCGCCGACGCGCAGGCCGTCGAGGAGGCCGGCGCCGTCGCGGTCGTGCTCGAGGGCATGCCGGCGGAGCTGGCGGCCGACGTGACCCGCAAGCTCGCGATCCCGACGATCGGGATCGGCGCGGGCCCCGCCTGCGACGGCCAGGTGCTGGTGCTGCACGACATGCTCGGCCTCGACGACCGGGCGCCGAGCTTCGTGAAGCAGTTCGCCGACCTCGGCGCGGCGGCCGCGCGGGCGGCGCGCGCCTTCGCCGACGAGGTGACGAGCGGCAAGTTCCCCGCCGAAGAGCACTGCTACCGGGCGCGCTGA